In Phragmites australis chromosome 24, lpPhrAust1.1, whole genome shotgun sequence, the following are encoded in one genomic region:
- the LOC133907859 gene encoding formin-like protein 18, with translation MSRAGSCTSTGISTTAVPVVQQLIHSTLRVRPRTSAKFVMLPTSPGQSDPHSLINSGGRRCHCHSRLESVTSMTLSSCLVAGSLLIVAVVAPVYSSAEQRSNGRGQFLVANASSARDQRQAPSCHTSPAPPPPLPPCSGHHDHRQEAPVPPLRLLGSRRPVAGPPPPQHGPPRGRRTRYPPPPPPPPCL, from the coding sequence ATGTCTCGTGCTGGGTCATGCACATCCACTGGTATCAGTACCACTGCCGTACCAGTGGTTCAACAGCTCATCCACAGCACCTTGCGAGTGAGACCAAGAACAAGTGCCAAATTTGTCATGCTTCCCACAAGCCCAGGCCAGTCTGATCCACATTCTCTGATAAATTCAGGAGGCAGGAGATGCCATTGCCATTCGAGGTTGGAAAGCGTCACCAGCATGACACTCTCCTCGTGCCTTGTCGCCGGATCCCTCCTGATCGTAGCAGTAGTAGCTCCGGTTTATTCGAGCGCCGAGCAGAGGAGCAACGGGCGCGGGCAGTTTTTGGTTGCCAATGCGAGCTCCGCTCGTGATCAGAGGCAGGCTCCGTCTTGCCACACATCACCTgcgcctccgccgccacttCCACCATGTTCTGGCCACCATGATCATCGTCAAGAAGCTCCGGTTCCACCGTTGAGACTTCTTGGTTCGCGGAGGCCTGTTGCAGGCCCGCCCCCGCCGCAGCACGGACCTCCACGGGGTCGTCGTACGAGGTATCCGCCGCCGCCCCCACCGCCGCCATGCTTGTAG